The Rhinoderma darwinii isolate aRhiDar2 chromosome 8, aRhiDar2.hap1, whole genome shotgun sequence genome has a window encoding:
- the LOC142659695 gene encoding G-protein coupled receptor 4-like: protein MCNETVSCPFPDQYEAILFPIIYSSVFIVGLLGNLTAIGVIVQLLKKKNILGVYLANLCVSDLMYIFTLPIWIVYTAKEDWIFGTLTCKIVGFFFNSNLYTTIVFLSCIATDRFIATVFPLRSRIIRSMKKALITCVVVWLIILGSHCYFLSRDDLFTSTQNVELCYEKYPMEQWMARLNYFRIFVVFLIPLVLLVFSYCSIIHTIHHASSLDIEHKRRITGLIFSMTTIFIVCYLPYHVVLFIRSYVSDLNYCSCEIEMRVRPAYRISFALTSLSSALDPFINIFVSEGVKRDLMVELRAIWVCLLYRGRTDKGKKRGLNFVCDEAAKNSNGLLCTHQSKIQTRF from the coding sequence ATGTGTAATGAGACTGTATCGTGCCCATTCCCAGACCAATATGAAGCCATCCTGTTCCCGATCATCTACAGCAGCGTCTTTATCGTGGGACTACTGGGTAACCTCACTGCTATCGGAGTGATCGTCCAGCTACTCAAGAAGAAGAACATTTTGGGAGTCTACTTGGCCAACCTTTGTGTCTCTGATCTCATGTACATCTTCACCCTTCCCATCTGGATAGTCTACACAGCCAAGGAGGATTGGATTTTTGGGACTCTTACCTGTAAGATAGTGGGCTTCTTCTTCAATTCCAATCTCTACACCACTATCGTCTTCCTTAGTTGTATAGCCACAGATCGTTTTATTGCCACCGTTTTTCCGTTACGCTCAAGGATCATTCGGAGCATGAAGAAGGCATTGATAACTTGTGTGGTTGTATGGCTCATTATCCTCGGATCTCACTGTTATTTCTTGAGCAGAGATGATCTGTTCACGTCAACCCAAAATGTGGAACTCTGCTATGAGAAGTATCCCATGGAGCAATGGATGGCTCGTCTTAATTATTTTAGAATATTTGTGGTATTTCTTATCCCATTGGTTCTTCTGGTTTTCTCCTACTGCTCTATCATCCATACTATCCATCATGCTTCCAGCTTGGATATCGAGCATAAAAGAAGAATTACTGGCCTTATATTCTCAATGACCACCATCTTTATAGTCTGCTACCTCCCctaccatgtggtcctttttatcCGTTCATATGTAAGTGACCTTAACTACTGCAGTTGCGAAATTGAAATGCGGGTCAGACCAGCCTATCGTATCTCCTTTGCCCTCACGAGCCTCAGTAGTGCTCTAGACCCTTTCATTAATATCTTTGTAAGTGAAGGTGTAAAGCGGGATTTGATGGTGGAACTCCGAGCTATCTGGGTTTGTTTGCTTTATCGAGGAAGAACTGACAAAGGCAAAAAGAGAGGCCTTAACTTTGTCTGTGACGAAGCAGCAAAAAACAGTAATGGTCTTCTGTGCACACATCAATCCAAAATACAGACCCGATTCTAG
- the LOC142659696 gene encoding G-protein coupled receptor 4-like, with amino-acid sequence MACGKSCDYSATYEATLFPIIYGLVFIFGLIGNLAAIGVIYQHVKRGNVLGVYLANLCASDLMYIFTLPVWIAYTAKDDWLFGALSCKIVGFFFNANLYTTIAFLSCIAVDRFVATVFPFRARALRTMRCAIIVSVVVWLIILGTHSVFLGRDELFNSSQNVKLCYEKYPMDQWMARLNYFRIFVVFLIPLVLLVVSYCSIVRVVHRSHSLQKEEKRKIIGLLMTMTAIFVICYLPYHIVLFIRSYVSARNICTCGIELKVRPAYRITFSLTSLSSALDPFINIFVSESIKQDLLKEVRAVWSGFRSLRHARSSFRRTSRNGGYNTVTHQIENDNLLEKKEETVL; translated from the coding sequence ATGGCATGTGGAAAAAGCTGCGACTATTCTGCTACCTATGAGGCCACACTCTTCCCCATTATCTATGGATTAGTTTTTATCTTTGGTCTGATTGGAAACTTGGCTGCCATAGGCGTTATCTATCAACATGTGAAGAGGGGTAATGTGCTTGGAGTATATCTTGCCAATCTCTGTGCCTCAGACCTCATGTATATCTTCACCCTTCCGGTGTGGATTGCCTACACTGCCAAAGATGACTGGCTTTTTGGGGCCCTCAGTTGCAAGATTGTAGGGTTTTTCTTCAATGCCAACCTGTACACGACCATAGCATTCCTCAGTTGTATCGCTGTTGACCGATTTGTAGCCACAGTATTCCCATTTCGGGCCAGAGCGTTGAGGACTATGAGATGTGCCATCATAGTTTCGGTTGTGGTGTGGCTGATTATCTTAGGGACTCATTCTGTGTTCCTTGGTCGGGATGAACTCTTCAACTCGAGTCAGAATGTCAAGCTTTGCTATGAAAAATATCCAATGGACCAGTGGATGGCTCGACTCAACTATTTCCGTATCTTTGTCGTCTTCCTCATTCCCTTGGTACTTCTAGTGGTCTCCTACTGCTCTATTGTTCGGGTGGTTCACCGGAGTCACAGCTTGCAAAAAGAAGAGAAACGAAAGATCATTGGGCTCTTAATGACCATGACTGCCATCTTTGTCATCTGCTACCTCCCGTACCACATTGTGCTCTTCATCCGCTCCTATGTTAGTGCCCGCAACATCTGCACTTGTGGTATAGAGCTGAAGGTACGTCCAGCTTATCGGATCACCTTCTCTTTGACCAGTCTCAGCAGTGCCCTAGACCCTTTCATCAACATCTTCGTAAGTGAAAGCATCAAGCAAGATCTTCTGAAGGAAGTCAGAGCGGTATGGTCTGGATTTCGATCCCTTCGTCATGCACGGAGCTCTTTCAGGCGGACTTCAAGGAATGGTGGCTATAACACGGTGACCCATCAAATAGAAAATGATAATCTTCTGGAAAAGAAAGAGGAGACTGTACTTTGA